A single Calidifontibacter indicus DNA region contains:
- a CDS encoding YihY/virulence factor BrkB family protein, producing MSFSDRVDRLQRRHPVLGFPIAVGYKFFDDLGAYLAALLTYYLFLSIVPVLLLVSTVLSWVLRGHPDWQQWLIDSALGEFPVIGDQLKAPGALDGGVGAVVIGVLGALYGALGAAQAFQYAANIVWQVPRNSRPNPFAARGRSIVLLLTVGAGLLLTTIAGVVVQRYISGTPATVAIHVLGVVLAFAVFLAAFSMGTAANLKLADLWVGALVMAVGWEVLKVYGASYVNTVIKHASAINGIFAFVLGIFAFIYVAAVLAVVSMEIDVVLRRKLYPRALLTPFTDDVDLTAGDERAYAGQAKSMRAKGFQEIEVSFEPPTEEELREGETRPMPFGRERPDAGMPSATIPGSETDEIDG from the coding sequence ATGTCGTTCAGTGATCGGGTCGACCGGCTCCAGCGCCGCCACCCGGTGCTGGGTTTCCCGATCGCGGTCGGCTACAAGTTCTTCGACGATCTGGGTGCGTATCTCGCTGCGCTGCTGACCTACTACCTGTTCCTGTCGATCGTGCCGGTGCTGCTGCTCGTGTCGACCGTGCTGAGCTGGGTGCTGCGCGGCCACCCCGACTGGCAGCAGTGGCTGATCGACTCGGCCTTGGGTGAGTTTCCGGTGATCGGTGACCAGTTGAAAGCGCCGGGGGCACTCGACGGCGGTGTCGGCGCGGTGGTCATCGGTGTGCTGGGTGCGCTCTACGGAGCGCTCGGCGCGGCGCAGGCGTTCCAGTACGCCGCCAACATCGTCTGGCAGGTGCCCCGCAACAGTCGGCCCAATCCGTTTGCGGCGCGCGGGCGTTCGATCGTGCTGCTGCTGACCGTCGGTGCCGGACTGCTGTTGACGACGATCGCCGGAGTCGTGGTGCAGCGGTACATCTCCGGCACGCCGGCGACCGTCGCGATCCACGTCCTCGGGGTGGTGCTCGCGTTCGCGGTCTTCCTCGCCGCCTTCAGCATGGGCACCGCCGCCAACCTGAAGCTGGCCGACCTGTGGGTTGGTGCGCTCGTCATGGCGGTGGGCTGGGAGGTGCTGAAGGTCTATGGCGCCAGCTACGTCAACACCGTCATCAAGCACGCGTCGGCGATCAACGGCATCTTCGCGTTCGTGCTCGGCATCTTCGCCTTCATCTACGTGGCCGCGGTTCTCGCGGTGGTGTCGATGGAGATCGATGTCGTGCTGCGTCGCAAGCTCTATCCGCGGGCGCTGCTCACGCCGTTCACCGACGACGTCGATCTCACGGCCGGCGACGAGCGGGCCTACGCCGGTCAGGCGAAATCGATGCGCGCCAAGGGTTTCCAGGAGATCGAGGTGTCGTTCGAGCCTCCGACCGAGGAGGAATTGCGCGAAGGGGAGACGCGTCCGATGCCGTTCGGTCGAGAGCGTCCGGACGCGGGGATGCCGTCGGCCACGATCCCAGGATCCGAGACGGACGAGATCGATGGGTGA
- a CDS encoding acyl-CoA carboxylase subunit beta — protein sequence MSHPKDARVEDVRARLHAAYEASAAPTESAAAKLKSQNKLYVRERISLLFDEGSFVEDGRYANATAKGLPADGVVTGRGTVDGRPAIAIANDPTVKAGSWGSRTVEKIVRATEMALREDLPVFWLVDSAGARITDQVEMFPGRRGAGRIFHNQVALSGKVPQICCLFGPSAAGGAYIPSFTDLIIMVEGNASMYLGSPRMAEMVVGEKVSLEELGGARMHCTQSGVGDLLAEDDEEAIELAKLFFSYLPLNWHTDGPVYDPEEPAEPLTEESVPEVESQPFDVHDVIDGLVDDDSFFEIKPLFAAELVVGFGRMEGRTVGIIANNSAVKGGVLFTDSADKASRFIWMCDAYNIPILYLADVPGFMIGSEVERGGIIRHGAKMVSAVSSATVPQFCVVIRKAYGAGLYAMGGPGFGPDATIALPTARIAVMGPEAAVNAVYANKIAAIEDKAEREAFVQARREEYLEDVDLERLAADLVIDDVVEAPQLRGELLHRLRYAAGRDRHFSTRRRSIPPV from the coding sequence GTGAGCCACCCCAAGGACGCGCGGGTCGAGGACGTCCGCGCCCGCCTGCACGCGGCGTACGAAGCGTCGGCGGCACCGACCGAATCGGCCGCGGCGAAGCTCAAGTCGCAGAACAAACTCTATGTGCGAGAGCGCATTTCGTTGCTGTTCGACGAAGGATCCTTCGTCGAGGACGGCCGCTACGCGAACGCGACCGCCAAGGGTCTGCCGGCCGACGGTGTGGTCACCGGACGCGGCACTGTCGACGGCCGTCCGGCGATCGCGATCGCCAACGACCCGACGGTGAAGGCCGGATCCTGGGGTTCTCGCACGGTCGAGAAGATCGTGCGTGCCACCGAGATGGCACTACGCGAAGACCTGCCGGTCTTCTGGCTGGTCGACTCCGCCGGCGCCCGCATCACCGACCAGGTGGAGATGTTCCCCGGACGTCGCGGCGCCGGCCGCATCTTCCACAACCAGGTGGCGCTCTCGGGCAAGGTGCCGCAGATCTGCTGCCTGTTCGGGCCGTCCGCCGCCGGTGGCGCGTACATCCCGTCGTTCACCGACCTGATCATCATGGTCGAGGGCAACGCGTCGATGTACCTCGGTTCGCCGCGCATGGCCGAGATGGTCGTGGGGGAGAAGGTGTCGCTGGAGGAACTCGGTGGCGCCCGGATGCACTGCACCCAGTCGGGCGTCGGCGACCTGCTCGCCGAGGACGATGAGGAGGCCATCGAGCTGGCGAAGCTGTTCTTCTCCTACCTGCCGCTCAACTGGCACACCGACGGACCGGTCTACGACCCGGAGGAGCCGGCCGAGCCGCTCACCGAGGAATCGGTGCCGGAGGTCGAGAGCCAGCCCTTCGACGTCCACGACGTGATCGACGGTCTGGTCGACGACGACAGCTTCTTCGAGATCAAGCCGCTGTTCGCCGCCGAGCTCGTCGTCGGCTTCGGCCGGATGGAAGGTCGCACCGTCGGCATCATCGCCAACAACTCGGCGGTCAAGGGCGGGGTGCTGTTCACCGACTCCGCCGACAAGGCATCGCGCTTCATCTGGATGTGCGACGCCTACAACATCCCGATCCTCTACCTGGCCGACGTGCCCGGCTTCATGATCGGCTCAGAGGTCGAGCGCGGCGGCATCATCCGGCACGGCGCGAAGATGGTGTCGGCCGTGTCGTCGGCCACGGTTCCGCAGTTCTGTGTCGTCATCCGCAAGGCCTACGGCGCCGGCCTCTACGCGATGGGTGGCCCGGGCTTCGGCCCCGACGCCACGATCGCGTTGCCGACCGCACGCATCGCCGTGATGGGCCCCGAAGCCGCGGTGAATGCGGTGTACGCCAACAAGATTGCCGCGATCGAAGACAAGGCCGAACGTGAGGCGTTCGTGCAGGCCCGCCGCGAGGAATACCTCGAGGACGTCGACCTGGAGCGGCTCGCAGCCGACCTGGTGATCGACGACGTCGTGGAGGCGCCGCAGCTGCGCGGCGAACTGCTGCACCGGTTGCGCTACGCCGCCGGTCGCGATCGCCACTTCAGCACCCGGCGACGCTCGATCCCGCCGGTCTGA